The nucleotide sequence GCCTTGCTAGCTGTAAATCCTTTTGCTCTGTCGATACATAGATATCAGTATATGAAGAGCGAGCGAGATGGAAAATAAGCGAAGGACAGCAAACACTGTGGAAGTTCATTTTGTTGCAAGAATGTTCAATGggaataaataattcaaatattattgataaaattTCGATCGGAGCATAATTGTGTCAATTGCATAATCAGCCTTCTCTAATGCTTGGTCTCAATATATAGCTAGTGAAACTCCTAGCGACGTAACTTGTTCAGCTCATTGGCATTTATATTAGCAACAAGTAAATTCAGACTGATAAAGCAGCATGACCCTTCAAGTTTGACATTTAAAATTGCAACATCCTTCCCCTCCCTCCAGATATAAATGACTTTAATTTAAGTTGCCTCCTAATCATTCTCCAATACACATTGACATAGCTTACTTCGATATTGTTGCTTTATCTAATCACCACAAAGAAAATGAAGCTAATTTGGAAAAGACATATACTTAAGAATCATGCAGCATATATTTCTGTACTATACTTCAAAAGCCAAACAGTTCAAAAGGAAATTTTGATTTCACAAATTGGCAATGGGATAATGGATGATTGAATGTCATCTTCTGATTCCATCACTTTCCTACATGACCGAGAAGATAAATCTTAGTAGATGCCAACTggtctttttctccttcttgtcGATGAATTTTTCTCTTTGCAACCCTACGTCTTTAATCAACTAAAGTTCCAGAATTGTTCCTAAAGCTAAATTTTGCACAAAACCTACCTAGATATCCATTAAAGACTGTCCAAGCAAAGAGAATTATCAGACTTTTAAACCAGTAATAAATATCTGGCTACTTACACTTAAGGTGGGATAAACATTTGACATATTGATGTTTCAGACAATCAATACTTATCTGACCTAAAATATTCCTGATCATGCATCTAGGAACAATTAAATGTGACCACAATTGCCTGTAATACAATTGAATTGATAACTATAAGTGAAAATATTTATTGATTCGTTATATGATCTACTACTTTGAGAAATTAAAGACCCTCAGGTTATTCGGAAAAATTCACCGGAAAATTGTAAGCACACATACGAGAAAATTTCATGAAGCTCGCAACAAAATACATGAAAAAGAATCGCAAATTAGGAATCAATGACTCACTTGAATATTAACTCCAATTCTGTAATATACATAATTTTGTCTGTACCTTATGTAAACATATTTATCATCAGGGATACTCTTGGGTGTCTATGTACAGGATCAGGCACACTCAAATGGGTGTGGGGGTGGATCCGGTTATTTTACATTCAAGCAGAGCCTACACAAACAAACATACATGTTTGAGCCTATTGTATGCATGCCCATGCAAATATATACCCATGTCTACTGAATCAAACAACTGTTAATTTGAATTACCATAAGTTGAAAAAACACTTTCCTGAACTTATCTATTTTAGCTGTTTTGAAGATGTTCTTCTCTATTGTGATAGTCTAAAATCACAGTAGAAAACAAGTGAAAGTTGACATTAGACTCTTTCATGTAGAATGTGTCACTTATCTTGAGCTTAAATAACAGCATGTTATATCAGAAAAAAGATAAGAGCAAGCACATTGCCTAAAAGTAGTATTAACCAGAAATATAACATTGTTAGAAGTTATTGCAGTAAAGGACCTTAGTTTGTAGAACAGTAACTTACGGAGTGTAACACGTTTAGCATGAATAGTACACAGATAAGCATCCTCAAACAACCCTTGTATATAAGTTTCTGTTGCCTGAAGCAATTGGACAAATCTAAGAGAAGTATAATTACAATAATAAGTTaataatggaaatgaattttcagaAGTCAAGCAGTTCCAATACCACAGAAGCAACTGCTAATAAGATCCTtgattttcttatttttcatACACAGAGCATAGTTAAAATTCATGTTTGAAAAGAAATAACCACTGTTAGGAGATAATAGAACCCACCTGCAAGCAAAGTAACTGTTCGAAATCATAAAGATCAACACTTAAACTGAATCATCTTAGCCATAATTCATAGAAACAATTCAAGGAACTTATCAAAGTCACCTGTCTGATCTTCTGCACAATTTCCAACTAACTGTCAACTGGAGGTCAATAACATAATGACTATAAAGAAATGCCCTTAAAAGCCCAAGAAAGTTACTGGTCCTCTTGGCAAAAAATTATACTGCTTTGATGAGTTACTCAAGAAGATTGTGTATGAGAATCCCCTTATATTATGCATGTCCATCTACCAAATCTCTCAAACGATAGTGACCTTATAAAACCAATGTTAAGAAATGTTTCTTCCAGCAAAACATccttcaaaattcaaaattctCCACTTATATTGATGGCATTAGAGTTCAGCTAGAAGAATCCTACTTTCCATAAACATCATCCATTAAGCAGATTCACTTTTACAAAATCCTGCCTATACATAAGTCTTAGTGAGCCCACAAATTTTTTATTTGCTTATAGCTCCAAGCCTCTGGCAATAACATGTGACTCATTTTCAGATACTTGCCTCAGTAACAATCATGACATAGAAGTTCAATGTAAATGATTTTAGGTTGTATCCCTTCCCTGTAACCTTCAATAGAAATTTATATATCAGGGGATTGCTATCAGTATGATCAGTTTGTCTGAAGAGAAAGCTCCATAGAAGCTAGAGAGAGAAGCACCACATATTAGGTCAAAGTAATGATGATCAAATGTTAAAGGTCACATCATGAAACTTTTACATGGTCAGAATGATACACTAAAAAACACTGGACAAATAGAAAACCTAGATACATTGACATTATTTAATAGTTaataccaaggattttaatttcgaatgggcggtacataccggttcgtAAGCAGACCAGTACACGAATCGTCTGCTACCGAGCGATAGCATCGATTGCGACTGTTTCCGTTCCTAAATCAGTCGGtgatggagaagaaagaagagggagaagaaagaagaaaacttgGAGATCCGACACAACGACAAAGTCTCGGCGACGTCGCGGGGAGAAGCGATTTCTTGTCCCCAACAAAAGAAACCAAGCAAGGAGatgcctttctttttcttttttttttctttttgcgtgGGGAAACGAAGCGACGTCACCGAGGCGACGTTgcctttcccccttttttttttgcacGAGGAAACCGAACGACGTTGCCTTtcacttttcttcttttattgtgCTGGGAAACCGAGAAAATGTCAcctttcctccttttttttttttgcacgggGAAACCGAGCAACGTCGtctttccctttctttttttttcgtgGGGAGGAGTCCTAGCGTGGGCAGAACcatcgtgtatatatatatatatatatatatatatcgagcggtataccgaaatgtATCGTTTGGTATActtgtatcgtaccataccgaactgagctcgaaactccggtatgatACAAAATTACAAACCTTGGTTGATACCATTGACAACCTAGGAAAATTACATACTCTTAGCGACTGGACTGCCCAATAAACATCCTAGGAGCAATAGAACTAACTTGAAGTGGTTAATAAATAGCACAAACTAAAACAATTCTAGAAGCTTGGTTAGTTCTTCCTAGCAATTGATTTCGATAACCGAAATCATTTAGTGCCTTAAAACTTCTCATCAATGTTTTGAGGAAAGAATTCAAAGTCATCCTCAGAAGGAAAGCTTTTGTAATGTTTTCAATCAAGATGACTAATAGAAGAACAACTAGTGGAACTAAATTTTAAATAGCAACTTGGAAAAAGAGTCATCTTAAAACTCAACCCAGCACAACACATGAGCCTGTGCCCTTAAAGCATCAAGAAGTTTATTAATGTTGCAGTATCCTTGAGCCAGTTTTGCTCAAAAAGATTAAAATCATgagagatgtgcaagaaagtatggTTACATTCTGATGTTTCAATTATTGGATTTAATGTGTATGCAAGATGGTGGAGAAAGTTATACAGCCAGCTGAAAAGAAACATTGTACATAATAGCAAGCTATGCGTTTCTTTTAATGTAACATTCCTCTAAGTCCTGATCCCTACATCAAGCTGTGAGCTCATGTTCATGAAAGAAATGATTGTGACTGATGAAGATACTCCATGGAATAGGAAAACAAGTTTAAAAAGCATCAATTCATCATAGAATATTTGTATTCTAATTTAAAGAATCATCTATTAGCACTAATGGTAGGATCAAATTTTCTGGTCTTTTCCAGTAGCAGCAACATATTTTCTGATATCCTATTTTACATTAATGGCAGAACATACAGAAATGTATACCATGTCCAGGGAAAACAAGAATGAAAACAGCTTGATACAGCCCCAACTAAGGATTCTAGTAGAGATTAATATAGGCACAAATTTCAAAGTTTAGGGAATAAGCATTTTTCAAAATATATGTCATAACTACCATTGAGAGTCTTGGATCTAAGTTTGTCAGAACACTCTATGCGCTATAAGGTGTCAAGATCCTTATTTGTCATAGGTGCTAGGCACTTGGCTAAGCAAACCAAAGCATTGACGTTGCAAGTtataaaaaataactaaaaacaaagataataattaaaaaaaatacttcaatCCAACGTGAGTTTTATATCATTATACATGCAAAATGATAATCACTAAAACATCAAATTATATGTATTTAACTCACTTCTTTGATATGCATGATTGCTAAAAATATAATTCTGGGTTTAAAAAGTAAATAGATGGTGAAGTTGACATTCACAACTTATATCAATAAATTCAAATATCTCATTATACTTCTCATCATTCCCACCCAAAAGACCTTTTTATGGTTTCCTTGTCTCCATCAGTAGCTTCATGTTTTATTGTCTTCATATTCCCATTGATAGCTTCAtacttatatattttaaaaaaagttttaactttatgatgaaaatatctaaaaattataacaaaaataTAGTCATGAAATGTCTCTTCATTATACAATGAATCAAGGAAATTTGATGAACAAATCCAAACTCACATGAGTAGGATGACTGATAATAGGTCAGTAGCATGAAACACAAGATTacaagataagaaaaaaaatgatgtgaAAGAGAATAGTTCTGAGGAGTGGTGAAAACAAAAATGAGAAAGGAAGATGATGAGAGGCAAGTAAAGGGTGTCAGAAAGAGCAAAAGAGACGATGATGATAACAAATGAGAGGACAGTAATGAAAGAACAAAGAGGGCATTCAAGAGGGTGGTTAAAAGGGAGGTCAAGAAACACAAGCTCTGAGAAAGTATCAGatactttttttaaaaaagacTAAATTCCCCTAAAACCTAAATAAGAGTAATTATATTCAGATGGTCAATAGGAATAAAAAAGGTCCAATTAATAAACCCAACCAACCAAGAGACTTGTTGCCAATTTTAACTATCAAACATGCCAATCCAGTCTGAGTTTAATAATTATGGATATGATTATGCAAAAAGGAAGGGCTAGTGGCAACGACAATTGAACCCCACAGAGAGGGGAGGACAAAGGAAGGAAGGAGGAAAGTGAAAAGAAAAGGAAGTTGGATCATAATGGACAAAGGGAGAAGAAATAATGGTGGCAGACTGATAATAATGGAAATCAGGATTAGGTGGAAAAGACACTAGGGCACACAGAATTTCATTGAGCATGGAGAATTGGTTCGTGCAAAATATGGTCTAGGGGATTGGTATCTAGTTCATCGAGCAAGGTCTAGATAGGATCCAAGTTCGAGTCACTAGGGTTTTAGATCGGCCTTTGGTTCAAGGAGAAGGATGTCAGACTGGGGGAGGAGAGGTGGAAGGGGAGGTATCAGGCTGAGAAATGGATAGGGCATGGAGGGCCTAATAGTCAGAGTAAAGGTTGCTAGAGCTAGTCATGCCTAGGACACCTAGTGCTCAATTGAGGTGCTATGAGACATCTAATTGAAGGCACCTTGCATGGGGCCCATTGAGGTGCTCGGACCTCACCATGCTCTAGTGCCTAAGTGAGCACTCGAGAACATCTTGACATCACTGGTTGACTTTTTAGAAATGTAAGTTGAATGTCTGACCTTTTGGAATTGTGATTCGAGTTACTGTAGTTAATGAAACTTATGATGACATGAGCATATAAATAGGGGCTGGGCTTGCTAATGAAAttcagaaaagaaagaaaatgaaatgtATATCGTATAATTGTCCTCTTAAACTCTCTCCTTTCTTTATTCTCACCTTCTACCCTCTCATCTATCTTCTCTCATCTTCTACTCTCCTCTCCCACTCTCTCATCTCTTTCTACCCCGAGGAGGACCCAACCACCCACAAGAGACCACAATAGGGGTCAGCTAGCACTTACGGATAGCAGCCTCAGCAATTGgttatgttatttttttatacTTCCATTTATCCTAGTCAAAATGACGGATATAGCACTCCTTGGGCACATGTTTTGATATTAATCAGCAATAATCTCTTTAGTTCatctttgctctctctctctctatctctctctctctctcctatttgGCTTCTCTCTAATGTATGTTTCTTCATCCTTTAGCTGTCTCTTGTTTGTTGCTTAAACAACACATTCTtttctcaagaaacaaaaaactCTATAGAAGATGATAATCTTACAGAAGCAGACGACATATTATATGCCAAAACTAATTGATTGAAAATGTTCAAAGCCTACTCAAGagttatcataaaatcatataaGCAATGAGAAACTAGAAAAACAAAACGTGTAATACAAGTTGATCAGTACCTCCTGAATTGCGATCAGAGCTTCAGGGGTCCAACGAGATACATATTTTGAATAGAAATTAGTAATCTCCCTTACCTACAACCAAACAAAATGCTTGAAATAATATACCCGAGAACCACAAGATATGTTATCCCAGATCAGTGACAGAATAGGAAAGCACAAAGTAACGTGTCTAAAAGTGAAATATCAATATAATCAATCCTGAGTgacaggggaaaaaaaaaaactttaaaaccACAAGCGTTGCCAGTATTCCTAACAAATTTGTTTGCCACATGGAATAACATTGATTCGACCGAACCATAATAAGCAAGAGGAGCTCCAGGCTGGTACTAACAAGTCTGACAAAGGGAGCCATAGGAATAAGCAGCTTCCATGACTTCTGAAGCCTCCGGATCTCACGGAGTGCCATAACCCCTGGTCTGTGCCTGTAACGCCGCCGTGATTGGCTTGGAGTCCCTGCTTTGTAAGGGTCTTTACTATAATCGAAGTATCAACCCTAATAGCAAAAGCAGCGAAAGCAAGCAGATAATAAGCAAATAGGAAACCGGAAGCAATCGCTTACCTTGAGGCGCGTCTGATTCGCTCGTCCTCTTCCCCTACTCGCATATATTCCCAAAATCTACAGCCAATATATCCCCATAAAAAAGAACAAAGCCAATGAAGAAcactgaaaaaagaaaaagaaccatAGTCTCACACGAGCGGAGCGAGAAGATGTCGCCGGTGAACTCCCTCCCGCTGCGCAAAAAAATCGGAGGATTAGGGTTTTACTGATCGATAGCGGACGAGCACGCGCGCGGGAGAGCGAGAGGCGGAAAGGAAAGAGATAGAGAATAGAGAGATACCCATCGACTGCTGATGCTGCTTCGTGCGTTTGCGGGACCTGCTCGGGAGTTGCTTCGTTCTCCCCATTACTGCcactgtgtgagagagagagagagggggggaacTCCTCGGAGGAAGAGAGCGACCGTCGCGGGGGGTTTTGGCTCCAGGCTTTTGGGGCATAAAGATACACACACGTCTTTGTAGAGACTAGACCAGGGGCGTTAGCGGCATGTTGTTGATCCGGGAGATATGTGAGAGATAGAACCTGACGCTACTACAGTGAGGCACCGAGATATGTTGTTGGTACACGTAATAATTCCTTGACCGTCAATCGCATCTTAAGAATGGACACCAATCTTTCATGTTCATGCTAGCGTATATATTAAAAAGATTTTAacgaatatatttttaatatattttttataagactTGAATCTTTTGAGTTCATACTAGCTTAGATATCAAAGATATTTTATTGGATAtattcttaatataattttttttcaggACT is from Musa acuminata AAA Group cultivar baxijiao chromosome BXJ1-6, Cavendish_Baxijiao_AAA, whole genome shotgun sequence and encodes:
- the LOC135677010 gene encoding histone H3-like centromeric protein CENH3 isoform X1 — its product is MPQKPGAKTPRDGRSLPPRSSPPLSLSHTVAVMGRTKQLPSRSRKRTKQHQQSMAGGSSPATSSRSARGKRTSESDAPQDPYKAGTPSQSRRRYRHRPGVMALREIRRLQKSWKLLIPMAPFVRLVREITNFYSKYVSRWTPEALIAIQEATETYIQGLFEDAYLCTIHAKRVTLQQKDLQLARRICGRRHW
- the LOC135677010 gene encoding histone H3-like centromeric protein CENH3 isoform X3 — encoded protein: MPQKPGAKTPRDGRSLPPRSSPPLSLSHTVAVMGRTKQLPSRSRKRTKQHQQSMAGGSSPATSSRSARGKRTSESDAPQDPYKAGTPSQSRRRYRHRPGVMALREIRRLQKSWKLLIPMAPFVRLVREITNFYSKYVSRWTPEALIAIQEATETYIQGLFEDAYLCTIHAKRVTLRSA
- the LOC135677010 gene encoding histone H3-like 3 isoform X5 translates to MPQKPGAKTPRDGRSLPPRSSPPLSLSHTVAVMGRTKQLPSRSRKRTKQHQQSMAGGSSPATSSRSARILGIYASRGRGRANQTRLKVREITNFYSKYVSRWTPEALIAIQEATETYIQGLFEDAYLCTIHAKRVTLQQKDLQLARRICGRRHW
- the LOC135677010 gene encoding histone H3-like centromeric protein CENH3 isoform X4, with amino-acid sequence MPQKPGAKTPRDGRSLPPRSSPPLSLSHTVAVMGRTKQLPSRSRKRTKQHQQSMAGGSSPATSSRSARGKRTSESDAPQDPYKAGTPSQSRRRYRHRPGVMALREIRRLQKSWKLLIPMAPFVRLVREITNFYSKYVSRWTPEALIAIQEICPIASGNRNLYTRVV
- the LOC135677010 gene encoding histone H3-like centromeric protein CENH3 isoform X2, with product MPQKPGAKTPRDGRSLPPRSSPPLSLSHTVAVMGRTKQLPSRSRKRTKQHQQSMAGGSSPATSSRSARGKRTSESDAPQGTPSQSRRRYRHRPGVMALREIRRLQKSWKLLIPMAPFVRLVREITNFYSKYVSRWTPEALIAIQEATETYIQGLFEDAYLCTIHAKRVTLQQKDLQLARRICGRRHW